In a single window of the Bactrocera neohumeralis isolate Rockhampton unplaced genomic scaffold, APGP_CSIRO_Bneo_wtdbg2-racon-allhic-juicebox.fasta_v2 ctg2821, whole genome shotgun sequence genome:
- the LOC126766884 gene encoding LOW QUALITY PROTEIN: histone H2B-like (The sequence of the model RefSeq protein was modified relative to this genomic sequence to represent the inferred CDS: deleted 1 base in 1 codon) gives MPPKTSGKAAKKAGKAQKNITKNDKKKKRKRKESYAIYIYKVLKQVHPDTGISSKAMSIMNSFVNDIFERIAAEASRLAHYNKRSTITSREIQTAVRLLLPGELAKHAVSEGTKAVTKYTSSK, from the exons GGAAAAGCAGCAAAGAAGGCTGGTAAggcccaaaaaaatattactaaaaacgACAAGAAGAAGAAGCGCAAGAGGAAGGAAAGT TATgctatttacatttataaagtGTTGAAGCAAGTACATCCTGATACTGGTATTTCATCAAAAGCCATGAGTATCATGAACAGTtttgtaaatgatatttttgagCGTATCGCTGCCGAAGCATCGCGTTTAGCTCATTACAATAAACGTTCAACTATCACTAGTCGCGAAATCCAAACTGCTGTACGTTTACTTTTGCCTGGTGAATTAGCCAAACATGCTGTGAGCGAAGGTACCAAAGCTGTCACTAAATACACAAGTTCCAAGTAA